In a genomic window of Nostoc sp. UHCC 0870:
- the ileS gene encoding isoleucine--tRNA ligase, giving the protein MTEPGSYKDTVNLPKTNFDMRANAIKREPEIQKFWEDNKIFESLSQTNPGELFILHDGPPYANGSLHIGHALNKILKDIINRYQLLQGRKVRYVPGWDCHGLPIELKVLQNLKSAERQNLTPLQLRQKAKEFALATVDDQRQNFKRYGVWGDWDNPYLTLKPEYEAAQIGVFGQMYLKGYIYRGLKPVHWSPSSKTALAEAELEYPEGHTSRSIYAAFPVTGLAEAVKPVLGEFLPDLGVAIWTTTPWTIPGNLGVAVNGELNYSLVEVSRKGAETQSNFKYLIVAADLVERLAATISAELTVKATFKGKELEHTTYRHPLFDRESPVVVGGDYITTDSGTGLVHTAPGHGQEDYIVGLRYGLPILAPVDDNGNFTEEAGQFAGLNVLGDGNQAVIDALATAGSLLKEEAYAHKYPYDWRTKKPTIFRATEQWFASVAGFRDEALKAIAAVKWIPAQGENRITPMIAERSDWCISRQRSWGVPIPVFYDEETGEPLLNEETINHVQAIIAEKGSDAWWELSVEELLPESYRNNGRSYRRGTDTMDVWFDSGSSWAAVVKQRPELRYPADMYLEGSDQHRGWFQSSLLTSVAVNGIAPYKTVLTHGFVLDEQGRKMSKSVGNVVDPQVMMLGGKNQKQEPPYGADVLRLWVSSVDYTADVRLGGNIIKQLNDVRGKIRNTARFLLGSLHDFDPEKDAVPFEELPQLDKYMLHRIGEVFQEVTEAFESFQFFRFFQTVQNFCVVDLSNFYLDVAKDRLYISATDAFRRRSCQTVIHIALENLARAIAPVLCHTAEDIWQFLPYKTPYKSVFQAGWVQVDEKWHNPELGEFWEALRQLRTDVNKVLEQARVEKMIGSSLEAKALIHIPHKQLGDAIKAFNPVKGNSIDELRYLLLTSQVEVLDSAEGLQGLKYTAQTQDWGIGIVNAEGEKCDRCWNYSTHVGESAEHPLLCERCVPALAGEF; this is encoded by the coding sequence GTGACAGAACCTGGAAGCTACAAAGATACCGTAAATTTACCGAAGACTAATTTTGATATGCGGGCGAACGCCATCAAGCGTGAGCCTGAGATACAGAAGTTTTGGGAAGACAATAAAATTTTTGAGAGCCTGTCGCAAACTAACCCAGGCGAATTATTTATACTGCACGATGGGCCTCCCTACGCTAATGGCTCACTTCATATTGGTCATGCCTTAAATAAAATTCTCAAAGATATTATTAATCGCTACCAACTGCTACAAGGGCGGAAGGTGCGTTATGTGCCTGGTTGGGACTGTCACGGCTTACCAATTGAGTTGAAGGTTCTGCAAAATCTCAAGTCGGCAGAACGGCAAAATTTAACACCTCTGCAATTGCGGCAAAAAGCTAAGGAATTTGCTTTGGCTACGGTTGATGACCAACGCCAGAATTTTAAACGCTACGGTGTTTGGGGTGACTGGGATAATCCATATTTGACGCTGAAGCCGGAATATGAGGCGGCGCAAATTGGGGTGTTTGGGCAGATGTATTTAAAAGGTTACATCTATCGCGGTTTGAAGCCGGTTCACTGGAGTCCTAGTTCTAAGACGGCTTTGGCTGAGGCGGAGTTGGAATATCCAGAAGGGCATACTTCGCGGAGTATTTATGCGGCTTTTCCTGTGACGGGTTTGGCTGAGGCTGTTAAACCAGTTTTGGGTGAGTTTTTGCCTGATTTGGGTGTGGCTATCTGGACTACTACTCCTTGGACTATTCCGGGGAATTTGGGGGTGGCTGTTAATGGCGAGTTGAATTATTCTTTGGTGGAAGTTTCGCGCAAAGGCGCAGAGACGCAAAGTAATTTCAAATATCTCATTGTAGCGGCGGATTTGGTGGAGCGTTTGGCTGCTACTATCTCGGCTGAGTTGACGGTGAAGGCTACTTTTAAGGGTAAGGAGTTAGAACATACTACTTACCGACATCCGCTATTTGATAGGGAAAGTCCGGTGGTTGTGGGTGGTGATTATATCACTACTGATTCGGGTACTGGGTTGGTACATACTGCTCCCGGTCATGGTCAAGAAGACTACATTGTAGGTCTGCGTTATGGTTTGCCGATTCTTGCGCCGGTGGATGATAATGGCAACTTTACCGAGGAAGCGGGACAGTTTGCTGGGTTGAATGTGTTGGGTGATGGGAATCAGGCGGTGATTGATGCGCTGGCTACTGCGGGTTCGCTGTTGAAGGAGGAGGCTTATGCACACAAGTATCCTTATGACTGGCGGACGAAAAAGCCGACGATTTTCCGGGCGACTGAACAATGGTTTGCTTCGGTGGCTGGATTTCGGGATGAGGCATTAAAGGCGATCGCTGCTGTAAAATGGATTCCAGCCCAAGGTGAAAATCGCATCACGCCTATGATAGCGGAACGTTCTGATTGGTGTATCTCCCGTCAGCGTTCTTGGGGTGTACCTATTCCGGTATTCTACGATGAGGAAACCGGCGAACCTTTACTGAATGAGGAAACTATTAACCACGTCCAAGCTATCATCGCTGAAAAGGGTTCTGATGCTTGGTGGGAACTGTCGGTAGAGGAATTATTACCAGAGTCCTACAGAAATAATGGTCGGTCTTACCGTCGCGGTACTGATACGATGGATGTCTGGTTTGATTCTGGTTCGTCTTGGGCGGCTGTAGTTAAGCAACGTCCAGAGTTACGCTACCCGGCTGATATGTATTTGGAAGGTTCAGACCAACATCGCGGTTGGTTTCAGTCGAGTTTGCTAACTAGTGTAGCGGTGAATGGCATTGCACCTTATAAAACTGTGTTAACTCACGGCTTTGTTTTAGATGAACAAGGGCGCAAGATGAGTAAATCGGTGGGTAATGTGGTTGACCCCCAGGTGATGATGCTGGGGGGAAAAAACCAGAAACAAGAACCCCCCTATGGTGCTGATGTGTTGCGGTTGTGGGTGTCGTCGGTGGATTATACTGCTGATGTGCGTTTGGGTGGCAATATCATTAAGCAACTCAACGATGTCAGAGGGAAAATTCGCAATACGGCGCGGTTCTTGTTGGGTAGTTTGCATGATTTTGACCCCGAAAAAGATGCTGTACCCTTTGAGGAGTTACCGCAGCTAGATAAGTATATGCTGCACCGCATCGGTGAGGTGTTCCAGGAAGTTACAGAAGCTTTTGAAAGTTTCCAATTCTTCCGTTTCTTCCAAACTGTGCAGAATTTCTGCGTGGTGGATTTATCCAACTTCTATTTAGATGTGGCTAAGGATAGGTTGTATATCAGTGCAACCGATGCTTTCCGCCGTCGCAGTTGTCAGACAGTGATACATATCGCTTTAGAAAATTTAGCACGAGCGATCGCACCAGTTCTATGTCACACTGCTGAAGATATCTGGCAATTTCTCCCCTACAAAACACCCTACAAATCAGTGTTTCAAGCTGGCTGGGTGCAGGTAGATGAGAAATGGCATAATCCAGAATTGGGCGAATTTTGGGAAGCACTGCGACAACTCCGCACAGATGTTAACAAAGTTTTAGAACAAGCTAGGGTAGAAAAAATGATTGGTTCTTCCCTGGAAGCTAAAGCTTTGATTCATATACCACACAAACAGTTAGGTGATGCTATCAAAGCCTTTAACCCAGTCAAGGGTAACAGTATTGATGAACTGCGGTATTTATTGCTAACTTCTCAGGTGGAAGTATTAGACTCTGCGGAAGGATTGCAAGGATTAAAATATACCGCGCAAACACAAGACTGGGGAATTGGGATAGTGAATGCAGAGGGCGAAAAATGCGATCGCTGTTGGAACTATTCCACCCATGTGGGAGAATCAGCAGAGCATCCCCTGTTATGTGAAAGATGCGTTCCTGCCTTAGCTGGTGAGTTTTAA
- a CDS encoding type II toxin-antitoxin system HicB family antitoxin — translation MKYKGYEAVVEFDDEAEIFHGEVVNLRDVITFQGDSVKELRQAFHDSVDDYLEFCQKRGEEPEKPFSGKLMLRINPELHKTIAIKAKKEGQSLNSWIEKCLCMYAP, via the coding sequence ATGAAATATAAAGGATATGAAGCTGTTGTGGAATTTGACGATGAAGCTGAGATTTTTCATGGCGAAGTAGTCAACCTGCGAGATGTGATTACATTTCAGGGTGACAGCGTGAAAGAGCTAAGGCAAGCTTTCCACGACTCAGTTGATGATTATTTAGAATTTTGCCAAAAACGTGGCGAAGAACCTGAAAAACCATTTTCAGGTAAGCTCATGCTCAGAATTAACCCTGAATTACATAAAACAATTGCTATCAAAGCAAAGAAAGAGGGTCAAAGCCTTAATTCTTGGATAGAAAAATGTTTGTGTATGTATGCACCGTAG
- the gndA gene encoding NADP-dependent phosphogluconate dehydrogenase gives MTLQSFGVIGLAVMGENIALNVERNGFPIAVYNRSREKTDAFMAQRAGGRNVKAAFTLEEFVAALERPRKILVMVQAGKPVDAVIQQLKPLLDEGDIIIDGGNSWFEDTQRRTQELEPLGLRFLGMGVSGGEEGALNGPSLMPGGTQSSYEYLSPIFNKIAAQVDDGPCVTYVGPGGAGHYVKMVHNGIEYGDMQLIAEAYDLLKNAGGLDAKQLHEVFTEWNTTDELNSFLIEITANIFPYVDPETKLPLVDLIVDAAGQKGTGRWTVQTALELGVSIPTITAAVNARIISSIRDERIAASKQLTGPSGKYDGSTKEFINKVRDALYCSKICSYAQGMALLSTASATFNWNLNLSEMARIWKGGCIIRAGFLNKIKKAFNENPALPNLLLAPEFKQTILDRQAAWRDVIITAAKLGIPVPAFSASLDYFDSYRRDRLPQNLTQAQRDYFGAHTYLRTDKAGAFHTEWVPIAEAKK, from the coding sequence ATGACACTACAAAGCTTTGGTGTGATTGGTTTAGCCGTTATGGGCGAGAACATCGCTCTAAACGTTGAGCGTAATGGCTTTCCAATTGCAGTTTACAATCGCTCCAGAGAAAAAACCGATGCTTTCATGGCACAGCGTGCCGGAGGCCGTAACGTTAAAGCCGCTTTCACCTTAGAAGAATTCGTTGCCGCACTGGAACGTCCCCGCAAAATTCTTGTCATGGTGCAAGCTGGTAAACCCGTTGATGCGGTAATTCAGCAGCTCAAACCCCTGCTAGATGAAGGCGATATCATTATCGACGGCGGTAACTCTTGGTTTGAAGATACCCAAAGACGCACTCAAGAATTAGAACCCCTTGGTTTACGATTTCTCGGTATGGGTGTCAGTGGTGGTGAAGAAGGTGCGCTGAATGGCCCTTCACTGATGCCTGGTGGTACACAAAGCTCTTACGAGTATCTGTCCCCAATTTTCAACAAGATTGCGGCTCAAGTCGATGACGGCCCTTGTGTAACCTACGTTGGACCTGGTGGTGCTGGTCACTATGTCAAAATGGTACACAATGGCATTGAGTACGGCGATATGCAGTTAATTGCAGAAGCCTACGACTTGCTGAAAAATGCTGGTGGGCTAGACGCAAAACAGCTACACGAAGTATTCACTGAGTGGAACACCACCGACGAACTCAATTCTTTCTTGATTGAGATCACAGCCAATATCTTCCCCTACGTTGACCCAGAAACCAAGTTACCTCTAGTTGATTTGATTGTTGACGCAGCAGGTCAAAAGGGAACTGGACGCTGGACTGTACAAACTGCTTTAGAATTGGGTGTTTCTATTCCCACCATCACAGCAGCCGTAAATGCTCGGATTATCTCTTCCATTCGCGATGAACGGATTGCCGCATCTAAGCAGCTTACAGGCCCCAGTGGTAAGTATGATGGCTCTACCAAGGAGTTTATCAACAAGGTACGGGATGCTCTGTACTGTTCCAAGATTTGTTCTTATGCTCAAGGGATGGCATTGCTATCTACAGCATCAGCAACATTTAACTGGAATTTGAATCTGAGTGAAATGGCGCGGATTTGGAAAGGTGGTTGTATTATTCGCGCTGGCTTCTTGAATAAGATTAAGAAGGCATTTAACGAAAATCCCGCATTACCCAACTTGCTACTAGCTCCTGAATTTAAACAAACAATTCTCGACAGACAAGCAGCTTGGCGGGACGTGATTATCACAGCTGCCAAACTCGGAATCCCTGTGCCTGCATTTAGTGCATCCTTGGATTATTTTGACAGCTATCGCCGCGATCGCCTACCCCAAAACCTCACCCAAGCACAACGCGACTACTTCGGCGCGCACACCTACCTGCGTACCGATAAAGCTGGTGCATTCCACACGGAATGGGTTCCCATCGCTGAAGCGAAGAAATAA
- a CDS encoding creatininase family protein — MLLHLSTWQEVETYLQTSRGIIFPIGSTEQHGPTGLIGTDAICAEAIARGVGEVTQAIVAPTINVGMALHHTAFPGSISLRPSTLIQVVRDYVTSLVKAGFTKFYFINGHGGNIATLKAAFSETYAHLEELQIKNAQEVQCQVANWYMCSSVYKLAKELYGDQEGSHATPSEVAVTQYVYPEAIKQAYLSPEVASGHKIYSATDFRLRYPDGRMGSNPALATPEHGKQFYDLAVKELSQGYLEFLGIGDNR; from the coding sequence ATGTTACTGCATTTAAGCACCTGGCAAGAAGTTGAAACCTATTTGCAAACATCCAGAGGGATTATTTTTCCCATTGGATCAACAGAACAACATGGCCCTACGGGTTTAATTGGGACTGATGCGATTTGTGCAGAAGCGATCGCGCGTGGAGTGGGTGAAGTGACACAGGCGATCGTTGCCCCTACAATCAATGTAGGGATGGCACTACATCACACAGCTTTCCCTGGTTCTATTAGTCTGCGTCCCAGCACTTTAATTCAAGTAGTGCGCGACTATGTAACTAGCCTAGTTAAAGCAGGTTTTACTAAGTTCTACTTCATTAACGGACACGGTGGTAACATCGCCACCCTCAAAGCTGCATTTTCTGAAACTTACGCCCATCTGGAAGAATTACAGATTAAGAATGCACAAGAGGTGCAATGTCAAGTTGCAAATTGGTATATGTGCAGTTCTGTCTACAAACTAGCAAAAGAATTATATGGGGATCAAGAAGGTTCTCACGCTACCCCTAGTGAAGTAGCTGTCACCCAATACGTCTATCCAGAAGCGATTAAACAAGCATACTTATCACCAGAAGTTGCATCTGGACATAAAATTTATAGTGCCACAGATTTTAGACTGCGTTACCCAGATGGACGCATGGGTTCTAACCCTGCTTTAGCAACACCAGAACATGGTAAACAGTTTTATGATTTAGCCGTTAAAGAACTCAGCCAAGGATATTTAGAATTTCTGGGGATAGGGGATAATAGGTGA
- a CDS encoding DUF6883 domain-containing protein: MNLLPNAENAVVEIRKLREYCLNPEHPKGKDKARLFSSILGITADNAEELRQIILKAAKIYEVSLNRRDQFGQRYTLDFPLTWQDKTATIRTGWIIEDGSDVPRLTSCYPLL, translated from the coding sequence GTGAATCTACTTCCAAATGCAGAAAATGCAGTTGTTGAAATTCGTAAACTAAGGGAATATTGTCTCAATCCAGAGCATCCCAAAGGTAAAGATAAAGCTCGTCTGTTTTCATCAATCCTGGGTATAACGGCTGATAATGCTGAGGAATTACGCCAAATTATTTTGAAAGCAGCTAAAATTTACGAAGTTAGCTTAAATCGACGTGATCAGTTTGGACAACGCTACACTTTAGATTTCCCTCTGACATGGCAAGATAAAACTGCAACCATTCGCACTGGCTGGATTATAGAAGATGGTTCTGATGTTCCCAGATTAACTAGCTGCTATCCTTTGCTGTAA
- a CDS encoding type II toxin-antitoxin system HicA family toxin, translating to MGLNSKHQKTLDDIFENPVRSNIPWSDIESMLIALGAEVSEGRGSRVRIALNSVKATFHRPHPEKETNKGAVKSMRRFLTESRVKEDTDTGGLSDNEI from the coding sequence ATGGGACTTAACAGTAAGCATCAAAAAACACTGGATGACATTTTTGAAAATCCCGTTAGATCCAATATTCCTTGGAGTGATATTGAATCTATGCTAATTGCACTTGGTGCGGAAGTGTCAGAAGGAAGGGGGTCAAGAGTGAGAATAGCTCTTAATAGCGTAAAGGCAACTTTTCACAGGCCACACCCGGAAAAAGAAACTAATAAAGGTGCTGTTAAATCTATGCGCCGTTTCTTAACAGAGTCCAGGGTTAAAGAAGACACGGACACGGGAGGACTTAGTGACAATGAAATATAA
- a CDS encoding serine/threonine-protein kinase, which translates to MSYCLNPRCPQPENPHDVKFCLSCGSKLLLKERYRAIKPIGQGGFGRTFLAVDEDKPSKPRCVIKQFYPQAQGTNTVQKAVELFTQEAVQLDELGKHPQIPELLAYFTQDDRQYLVQEFIDGLNLAQELAHKGTFNEKRIIQLLNDLLPVLQFCHAREVIHRDIKPENIILRGSDNKLVIVDFGASKSVTGTALNRTGTSIGSPEYVAPEQIRGRAIFASDIYSLGVTCINLLTGRSPFDSYDTNNDTWVWQQYLKTPVSNYLTGIINKMLESIPVRRYQTADEVLQALNQQSAVAVTPVTPAKPIYQAPPTSPPTFISPTPSQVELELEELKTQFLGSGKPQTKKIQPPNSNSQSASKSEIDLELEELKAKYLGNNNTPNP; encoded by the coding sequence ATGAGTTACTGTCTTAATCCCCGTTGTCCCCAGCCAGAAAATCCTCATGATGTCAAGTTTTGCTTGAGTTGTGGCTCTAAGTTACTGCTCAAAGAACGTTATCGTGCTATCAAACCCATCGGACAAGGTGGTTTTGGCAGAACTTTCTTAGCTGTGGATGAAGATAAACCTTCCAAGCCGCGCTGTGTAATTAAGCAATTTTACCCCCAAGCTCAAGGCACGAACACAGTCCAAAAGGCGGTGGAGTTATTTACCCAAGAAGCCGTGCAGTTAGATGAATTGGGTAAGCATCCGCAAATTCCCGAACTTTTGGCATATTTTACCCAAGACGATCGCCAATATTTGGTACAAGAATTTATTGACGGGCTAAACTTAGCGCAGGAATTGGCACATAAAGGTACTTTCAATGAAAAGCGAATTATTCAATTATTAAATGACTTATTGCCCGTATTGCAATTTTGTCATGCTAGAGAAGTGATTCACAGAGATATTAAACCAGAAAATATTATTTTACGTGGTAGTGATAACAAATTAGTTATAGTTGATTTTGGTGCTTCTAAATCTGTAACTGGCACTGCTTTAAATAGAACTGGAACTAGTATTGGTAGTCCTGAATATGTTGCGCCAGAGCAAATTAGAGGACGGGCTATTTTTGCCAGTGATATTTATAGTTTAGGCGTGACTTGTATTAATTTATTGACTGGGCGATCGCCTTTTGATTCCTATGACACTAATAACGACACCTGGGTTTGGCAGCAATACTTAAAAACGCCTGTTAGTAATTATCTAACTGGAATTATCAACAAGATGCTAGAGAGCATTCCCGTTAGACGCTATCAAACGGCAGATGAAGTTTTGCAAGCTTTAAATCAACAATCTGCTGTAGCAGTAACACCAGTAACACCAGCAAAACCAATTTATCAAGCACCGCCAACTTCTCCGCCAACTTTTATTAGTCCAACACCTAGTCAAGTTGAATTAGAACTAGAGGAATTAAAAACGCAATTTCTAGGTAGTGGGAAGCCCCAAACAAAAAAAATACAGCCTCCAAATTCAAACTCTCAGTCTGCTAGTAAAAGCGAAATAGATTTAGAACTAGAGGAATTAAAAGCTAAATATCTTGGGAACAATAACACACCAAATCCATGA
- a CDS encoding Uma2 family endonuclease, whose amino-acid sequence MNTQSPVATDILGMVLKMQPNIIVSDEQFFDFCQVNRDFRIERNHLGELLIMPPTGAETDERNFNLIVQLGIWTKQDGTGVGFGSSGGFTLPNGAVRSPDAAWIKKARWEAIPVEQRKKFAPICPEFVVELRSETDNLKTLQEKMEEYIDNGTELGWLLDRKQRKVFIYCPDQAVKELDNPSTLSGEDILPGFVLDLSQIW is encoded by the coding sequence ATGAACACGCAATCACCTGTAGCCACAGACATCTTAGGAATGGTGCTGAAAATGCAACCAAACATAATCGTGAGTGACGAACAATTTTTTGATTTCTGTCAAGTAAATCGTGATTTTCGCATTGAACGTAATCACCTTGGAGAATTATTGATTATGCCACCCACAGGCGCAGAAACAGATGAACGTAATTTTAATTTAATTGTCCAGTTAGGTATTTGGACAAAGCAAGATGGTACAGGTGTAGGTTTTGGTTCTAGCGGTGGTTTTACCTTACCTAACGGTGCAGTGCGTTCTCCTGATGCAGCCTGGATTAAAAAAGCAAGATGGGAAGCAATACCTGTAGAACAAAGAAAGAAATTTGCCCCTATTTGTCCTGAATTTGTAGTGGAATTGCGTTCAGAGACAGATAATTTGAAAACATTACAAGAAAAGATGGAAGAATATATAGATAATGGTACAGAATTAGGTTGGTTACTGGATAGAAAACAACGTAAAGTATTTATTTATTGTCCCGATCAAGCTGTAAAAGAATTAGATAATCCTTCGACATTAAGCGGTGAAGATATATTACCAGGATTTGTTTTAGATTTAAGTCAAATTTGGTAA
- a CDS encoding Ycf66 family protein, with protein MLANVLALVVGLGSLAIYLSAFFFPEIHRKNDFIWSGVGLFYALVLWVFAPRISGGLLLGHVASVALLVWFGWQTLSLRRQLTPLLQQTQVPSSEAVKTTLQEQANKLSLPQPLAQLQQAVSGFFGGLKNRTQQPVTPKTTTPEPEITTKPAVEIIDKTEAPTQEPVTTTEPESPTVALEQPTEASVTTETEPQGATVPEVIPPHPPSPELVEAAQAHNETEDKTPIPVEEIAPDAVLAPPAEAPPGAVPPDNQVG; from the coding sequence ATGCTAGCAAATGTCCTAGCTTTGGTGGTCGGGCTTGGTAGTTTAGCTATCTACCTATCAGCTTTCTTTTTCCCAGAAATCCACCGCAAGAATGATTTTATTTGGAGTGGTGTAGGACTTTTCTACGCTCTTGTTTTATGGGTGTTTGCCCCACGCATTTCTGGTGGGCTTTTACTGGGTCATGTGGCTAGTGTGGCTCTTTTGGTTTGGTTTGGCTGGCAAACTCTCTCGTTACGTCGCCAGTTGACTCCACTGCTACAGCAAACTCAAGTCCCCAGTTCTGAGGCGGTGAAAACTACATTGCAAGAACAGGCCAATAAGTTGTCTTTACCACAACCTTTGGCGCAATTGCAGCAAGCTGTCAGTGGTTTTTTCGGAGGGTTGAAAAATCGCACTCAACAACCTGTCACTCCCAAAACCACCACTCCAGAGCCAGAAATAACAACAAAACCTGCTGTGGAGATTATCGACAAAACAGAAGCACCAACCCAAGAGCCTGTTACTACTACTGAACCTGAATCCCCAACTGTCGCACTAGAACAGCCAACAGAGGCATCTGTCACCACTGAAACTGAACCTCAAGGGGCAACTGTGCCAGAAGTAATTCCACCCCATCCGCCGTCCCCTGAACTGGTGGAAGCTGCTCAAGCACATAATGAGACTGAGGACAAAACACCAATCCCTGTAGAAGAAATTGCCCCGGATGCGGTGTTAGCTCCCCCAGCCGAAGCACCACCAGGGGCAGTACCGCCAGATAATCAGGTTGGTTGA
- a CDS encoding type II toxin-antitoxin system VapC family toxin, whose product MRSLSVVSKHSLKEQAVKPALIDTDILSLFFRGNTNVVGQFQAYLATYNQINLSIITYYEILSGLKHRDAQKQLALFLEFSAQNSVLPLSEKSVTISANIYANLRLQGIPIDDIDLLIAGVAIANNLVLISHNQRHFGRIEGLELQDWSLG is encoded by the coding sequence ATGAGATCGCTATCCGTCGTCAGCAAGCATTCTCTCAAAGAACAAGCCGTGAAACCAGCATTGATTGATACTGATATCCTATCCCTGTTTTTCCGGGGCAACACCAATGTGGTAGGCCAGTTTCAGGCTTATCTAGCTACCTATAATCAAATCAACCTCAGCATTATCACTTATTATGAAATTCTGAGTGGCTTAAAGCACCGCGATGCCCAAAAGCAACTTGCTTTGTTTTTAGAGTTTTCTGCCCAAAATTCGGTTTTGCCCCTCAGTGAAAAATCAGTTACTATATCCGCAAATATTTACGCAAATTTAAGACTCCAAGGTATTCCCATCGATGATATTGATTTACTGATTGCTGGAGTTGCCATTGCTAATAATCTAGTCTTGATCTCTCACAATCAGCGACACTTCGGTAGGATTGAAGGACTAGAGTTGCAAGATTGGAGTTTAGGATAA
- a CDS encoding DUF4926 domain-containing protein, producing MSTNTPKLLDIVALTIDLPEYNLLRGQVGTVVELLANGTAFEVEFSDRNGQTYESVGLRPEQIMVLHFEPASPSSVTEMVTA from the coding sequence ATGAGTACAAATACACCAAAGTTGTTGGATATAGTAGCACTCACAATTGATCTACCTGAGTATAATTTGTTGCGTGGTCAAGTTGGGACAGTAGTTGAATTATTAGCCAACGGTACTGCATTTGAAGTAGAATTTAGCGATCGCAATGGACAAACCTATGAATCTGTTGGTTTACGTCCAGAGCAAATTATGGTGTTACATTTTGAGCCAGCATCCCCTAGTTCAGTAACAGAAATGGTTACAGCATAA